One Macadamia integrifolia cultivar HAES 741 unplaced genomic scaffold, SCU_Mint_v3 scaffold3441, whole genome shotgun sequence DNA window includes the following coding sequences:
- the LOC122068139 gene encoding diacetyl reductase [(S)-acetoin forming]-like yields MRNMGSAVSARGVAAIVGIGPKLGRSIARKFVHEGYTVAILSRDLGRLSRYADEIAREEKAQVFAIRIDCSDSRSVREGFEGVLFLGFVEVLVYNAYQPVSWQPTSIADINVDAFQKSINVSTVGAFHCAQQVLPGMVDRRKGTILFTGCSASLNGIPGFSDQSSGKFALRGLSQCLAKEFQPLGIHVAHIIIDGIVGTPKWASVSTSQRSSQHQKQQQQQQSGGGEESMDPDALAQTYWYLHIQDPSGWTQEIDIRSPTHRYF; encoded by the exons ATGAGAAACATGGGGAGTGCCGTCTCTGCTAGAGGCGTCGCAGCCATCGTAGGCATTGGACCAAAGCTTGGCCGCTCTATCGCCCGCAAGTTTGTCCACGAAGGCTACACCGTTGCCATTCTCTCTCGTGACCTTG GAAGACTCTCAAGATACGCAGACGAGATTGCTAGAGAAGAGAAAGCGCAGGTATTCGCAATCCGCATCGACTGCTCCGACTCTCGGAGCGTGAGAGAGGGATTCGAAGGGGTTCTGTTCCTTGGGTTCGTGGAGGTTCTGGTCTACAACGCATACCAGCCAGTCTCATGGCAACCCACCAGCATCGCCGACATCAACGTCGATGCATTCCAGAAGTCAATCAATGTCTCCACCGTCGGCGCTTTCCACTGCGCTCAGCAG GTTCTTCCGGGCATGGTGGATAGAAGGAAAGGGACCATTCTCTTCACAGGCTGCTCTGCTTCCCTCAATGGCATTCCTGGTTTCTCTGATCAGA GCTCTGGAAAATTCGCACTAAGGGGACTGTCGCAATGCCTGGCCAAAGAGTTCCAACCTTTGGGCATCCACGTCGCTCACATTATCATCGACGGCATCGTTGGCACACCTAA ATGGGCATCAGTTTCGACATCACAGAGATCATCGCAGCATCagaagcaacagcaacagcaacaaagTGGAGGAGGGGAGGAGTCGATGGATCCGGATGCATTGGCTCAGACCTACTGGTATTTGCATATCCAAGACCCATCCGGTTGGACCCAGGAGATTGATATTCGATCTCCCACCCATAGATATTTCTGA